A region from the Geobacter benzoatilyticus genome encodes:
- a CDS encoding TIGR03016 family PEP-CTERM system-associated outer membrane protein, translating to MKIKRKFAHQLFPVIAALALAGTAQAADFTFTPGITVNEEFTDNIAEDKDKTLGSEFITRAMPGITARYMAPFWTWDLNYKYEYRYYAREKFDNEDLHHLAARSRLNLIDEVMFIDISDTYERVSLDQSRDRTLESLRSDQSDQNNFTVAPGLVLRPTERLILRPGASYQNIWYKDPGAVDRNIYNGIMGLSYQFTEKFSLIANYLFSYTDAEGNLSRAHNAMGGIQYEYAKDSFISIQGGNSWLNTSDGVYSNPIWNVAINYAGSRFNLRASTGEKYDNDPSTNKVTLNTSHNVGIDYVFEKGKFGLTSGILRLEEMPDNRVTTVSYNNSANLSYQIFTDWEGRVSYTYNYIDDREQDSYTTTSIVNTGLTWLYSPDVRISLNYQNLHMYSPDIEEDNKDINNVILQVSKTF from the coding sequence ACTGACAATATTGCCGAGGATAAGGACAAAACCCTTGGGTCCGAGTTCATAACCCGCGCTATGCCGGGGATTACGGCACGGTACATGGCGCCGTTCTGGACGTGGGATCTGAACTACAAATATGAATACCGTTACTATGCGCGTGAAAAGTTTGACAATGAAGATCTCCACCATCTTGCCGCCAGATCCCGTCTGAATCTGATCGACGAAGTAATGTTTATTGATATCAGTGACACGTATGAAAGGGTGTCTCTTGATCAGTCTCGGGACAGAACCCTGGAAAGCCTGCGTTCCGACCAATCCGATCAGAACAACTTTACAGTTGCGCCCGGTCTGGTGTTACGCCCGACCGAAAGGCTGATCTTGCGGCCGGGAGCCTCCTATCAGAATATCTGGTACAAGGATCCAGGAGCCGTTGACCGTAACATTTACAATGGAATCATGGGTCTCAGCTACCAGTTCACCGAAAAGTTTTCCCTGATTGCCAATTACCTCTTCTCGTATACTGACGCAGAGGGAAACCTTTCCCGAGCCCACAATGCAATGGGAGGCATACAGTACGAATATGCCAAGGATTCCTTTATCTCGATTCAGGGGGGCAACTCATGGCTCAATACGTCCGACGGGGTATACAGCAATCCGATCTGGAACGTGGCCATAAACTATGCAGGGAGCCGTTTCAACCTGAGGGCCAGTACCGGTGAAAAATACGATAACGACCCTAGCACCAACAAAGTGACCCTCAATACATCCCATAATGTCGGGATCGACTATGTTTTCGAAAAGGGGAAGTTCGGGCTCACGTCGGGAATTTTGCGCCTCGAAGAAATGCCCGACAATCGCGTCACAACTGTCTCCTATAACAACTCCGCCAATCTTAGCTATCAGATTTTCACAGACTGGGAGGGCAGGGTTTCTTATACATACAATTACATCGATGATCGGGAGCAGGATTCCTACACAACCACCTCCATAGTCAACACCGGCCTTACCTGGTTGTACAGCCCCGATGTCCGGATCAGTCTCAACTATCAGAACCTGCACATGTACTCCCCCGACATCGAGGAGGACAACAAGGATATTAACAATGTGATCCTTCAAGTGTCGAAGACCTTTTGA
- a CDS encoding glycosyltransferase yields the protein MIKIAFVIDTVESPTAGTEKQLLLLIKHLDRTRFEPYLCVLRSSKWIEEKFDLCSLFVAGIDSFKTITGLKGILRLSGWFNENGINIVQTHFRDSSIAGILAARFAGIKTVIGTRRNQGYWLTPVELRMQKFLDRWVTAYIANSQSTKQWMANTEGVDLKRVEVINNGFDFSIIETESDINRKEMRLSLGVAEDAPVIGIVANLRPIKDHATFLQAANIVHAQIPTARFLIIGDGSEKPVLQKQTEELKLTDAVIFLGARLDVPRILAACDIGVLSSRSESFSNAIVEYMAAGLPVVTTDVGGAREAVDDGINGFIVAIGDFEEMGKRIIELLKADTIKQMGRESRKRSLERFALTSMVAKTEYLYNRCQEGSN from the coding sequence ATGATCAAGATCGCCTTTGTCATAGATACTGTTGAATCGCCAACCGCCGGGACGGAAAAGCAGCTTCTGCTTCTTATCAAGCATCTGGATCGTACCCGCTTTGAGCCGTATCTGTGCGTGCTGCGCTCGTCGAAATGGATTGAAGAGAAATTTGATCTTTGTTCGCTGTTCGTTGCTGGCATTGATTCATTCAAGACTATCACCGGCCTGAAAGGGATTCTTAGGCTGTCAGGATGGTTCAATGAAAATGGAATCAATATTGTCCAGACCCATTTTCGGGATTCCAGTATTGCCGGCATCTTGGCCGCAAGATTTGCCGGAATAAAAACCGTAATCGGAACGCGTAGAAATCAGGGTTATTGGTTAACCCCCGTTGAATTGAGGATGCAGAAATTCTTGGATCGTTGGGTAACTGCTTATATAGCGAACTCCCAAAGCACTAAGCAGTGGATGGCAAATACCGAAGGAGTTGATTTAAAGCGCGTTGAAGTCATTAATAATGGCTTTGATTTTTCCATCATTGAAACCGAGTCTGATATAAACCGCAAAGAGATGCGCTTGTCGCTCGGTGTTGCCGAAGATGCGCCGGTTATCGGAATAGTGGCGAACCTGAGACCGATAAAAGACCATGCGACCTTCCTGCAGGCCGCAAACATTGTCCACGCCCAGATCCCGACAGCCCGTTTTTTGATAATTGGCGACGGATCCGAAAAGCCTGTACTGCAAAAACAAACAGAAGAACTGAAACTGACAGATGCTGTCATTTTTCTTGGCGCACGTCTGGATGTGCCGCGAATTCTGGCAGCATGTGATATCGGTGTTCTCTCGTCCAGATCGGAAAGTTTTTCCAACGCCATTGTGGAATACATGGCTGCCGGCTTGCCAGTAGTTACAACTGACGTGGGTGGGGCGAGAGAAGCAGTCGATGATGGCATTAATGGTTTTATTGTCGCCATTGGAGATTTTGAGGAGATGGGAAAACGGATTATCGAACTGCTAAAGGCTGATACCATTAAACAGATGGGGCGGGAAAGCCGCAAACGCAGTCTGGAACGGTTTGCTTTGACCAGCATGGTAGCAAAAACAGAGTATTTGTATAACAGATGCCAGGAAGGCAGTAACTGA
- a CDS encoding glycosyltransferase, which translates to MGRTGISIDDVRNDWQVLDGESFTMPDEVKLISHEKFTGDTEIKVEYVEPGKIARSFSKISILYWLFYAIRLFRLSDVKSVVIVNGGVTHLWIWCGLLNAFPIFGKRKLFCWDIFVEYILGTEKRLKFFPFVKITTQRKEKLARFILKQYGLNVVWSKKQVATHARHFNLPENHFIFLPFKANHSKRETYDIPMGNFIFAGGNGKRDYKCLIEAVRGTDIPVIISATDPAVRKTIEPLPNVIVVGAPEPAFAQLQAASRFVVIPMIYSGLKGGGEANFCNAMWHKKPVIAVDSMAAEDYVLDGETGFIIQPGDSKILKERIEQLWHDSDLCIAMGLTGRSHVANYFTHRMFINRLLRLAAQYGANIDA; encoded by the coding sequence ATGGGCAGGACTGGCATTTCCATAGACGATGTTCGCAATGACTGGCAGGTTCTGGATGGTGAATCCTTCACCATGCCAGATGAAGTGAAGTTGATCTCACATGAGAAATTCACCGGTGACACGGAAATCAAGGTCGAATACGTTGAACCAGGCAAGATTGCACGATCGTTTTCGAAAATTTCAATTTTGTACTGGTTGTTTTACGCCATCCGCCTTTTCAGGCTGTCTGATGTTAAAAGTGTTGTGATTGTAAATGGTGGTGTTACTCATCTCTGGATCTGGTGCGGTCTGCTCAATGCCTTCCCGATTTTTGGAAAACGGAAACTGTTCTGTTGGGACATCTTCGTCGAATACATCCTGGGCACGGAGAAAAGACTTAAATTTTTCCCCTTTGTAAAGATCACCACTCAACGGAAAGAAAAACTTGCCAGGTTTATTTTGAAACAGTACGGCTTGAATGTCGTCTGGTCAAAAAAACAGGTAGCTACCCACGCCAGGCATTTCAACCTGCCAGAGAACCACTTCATATTCCTTCCATTCAAGGCTAACCACTCAAAACGAGAAACCTATGACATCCCCATGGGAAATTTCATATTTGCCGGCGGTAATGGCAAGAGAGACTACAAATGCCTGATTGAAGCCGTCAGGGGCACTGACATACCGGTCATAATCAGCGCCACAGACCCGGCAGTTCGCAAGACTATCGAACCACTACCAAATGTTATTGTTGTTGGCGCACCGGAACCAGCTTTTGCCCAACTTCAGGCAGCGTCACGCTTTGTTGTCATTCCGATGATTTATTCAGGTTTAAAGGGTGGAGGCGAAGCGAACTTCTGCAATGCCATGTGGCACAAAAAGCCTGTCATTGCTGTCGATAGCATGGCTGCTGAAGACTATGTCCTTGATGGCGAAACAGGATTTATTATCCAGCCGGGTGATTCAAAAATCTTGAAGGAAAGAATAGAACAGCTCTGGCATGATAGCGACTTGTGTATCGCCATGGGGCTAACTGGGCGCAGTCATGTAGCGAACTATTTCACCCACAGAATGTTTATCAATCGCTTATTGAGATTAGCAGCACAATATGGAGCAAACATTGATGCTTGA
- a CDS encoding O-antigen ligase family protein has translation MLEEATSPQYKASTVLIMVCIYIFLVIERPWESIRYLQGWPIERTFAIALIIVAFINDKFRIVNSPANKWVYGLLAIHFILAPFAFNTGDAVDQGIEYAKMVILYLLMLSVADNANSLKLLIKAYVFSTMFYVFHSINEFINGRHVWRMGISRMIGVDSTFNDPNAFGATIVLSLPFVFVLLKTEESKKIRMLYYAYLVLSVFCVVQTGSRTSFFVMSVLGIIFTIIHLKKHFFSTLVVAGILSTIIWSAMPEEKQNRIRTLWDPSAGPANAQASADGRMVGWEVSWRMFKQQPLTGVGAGGKNYVGYRVLHQVDDGPPSANQSHILYGEVIAEFGLLGAVLFMGLIFSIFRCCRLTLTYLNNIGEESIFLVHLAWAILAALLLLLIFGIGGHNFYRPMWLWLATWSGILFNMTKVQKFTMPKPSY, from the coding sequence ATGCTTGAAGAAGCTACCTCCCCACAATACAAAGCCTCAACCGTTCTGATCATGGTTTGCATATACATCTTTCTTGTGATTGAGCGGCCATGGGAGTCAATCAGGTATCTACAAGGTTGGCCCATAGAGCGCACATTTGCCATTGCGCTTATAATTGTTGCATTTATAAATGACAAATTCAGGATAGTCAACTCGCCGGCAAACAAATGGGTTTATGGCCTGTTAGCTATACATTTTATCTTAGCGCCATTTGCTTTCAATACTGGCGATGCCGTTGACCAAGGAATTGAATATGCAAAAATGGTAATTCTATATTTACTTATGCTTTCTGTTGCAGACAATGCAAATTCACTTAAGCTACTAATTAAAGCTTACGTTTTTTCAACCATGTTTTATGTATTTCATTCTATAAATGAATTTATAAATGGTCGCCACGTTTGGAGGATGGGGATTTCTCGAATGATTGGCGTTGACTCCACATTTAACGATCCAAACGCTTTTGGCGCTACAATTGTTCTTTCTCTTCCATTTGTCTTTGTTTTACTAAAGACTGAAGAATCAAAGAAAATTAGGATGCTTTATTATGCTTATCTGGTGCTTTCAGTCTTTTGTGTTGTGCAAACCGGTTCGCGTACATCTTTTTTTGTGATGTCAGTTTTAGGGATTATTTTTACGATTATTCATCTGAAAAAGCATTTTTTCTCAACATTAGTCGTGGCGGGAATACTATCGACTATCATATGGTCTGCAATGCCGGAGGAAAAACAAAACAGGATAAGAACTTTGTGGGACCCGAGTGCTGGCCCGGCCAATGCCCAGGCTTCAGCAGATGGCAGAATGGTCGGATGGGAAGTTAGTTGGCGTATGTTCAAACAGCAGCCATTGACTGGAGTGGGAGCAGGAGGTAAGAACTACGTTGGCTACCGTGTACTTCATCAGGTTGATGACGGCCCGCCTTCGGCTAACCAGTCACATATTTTGTACGGAGAAGTTATAGCTGAATTTGGCCTATTGGGTGCGGTACTGTTTATGGGGTTAATTTTTTCTATCTTTCGTTGTTGCCGTTTGACGCTGACATACCTGAACAATATCGGTGAAGAGTCAATTTTTCTGGTCCATCTAGCATGGGCCATATTGGCAGCATTGCTTCTATTGCTTATCTTTGGCATTGGTGGGCACAACTTTTACCGTCCGATGTGGCTCTGGTTGGCTACTTGGTCTGGTATTCTGTTTAATATGACCAAAGTACAAAAGTTTACAATGCCCAAGCCATCTTATTAA
- a CDS encoding class I SAM-dependent methyltransferase, with amino-acid sequence MQKINRRFEPSPSDSDYYMLTQLRSALENVIKKYIKNSEDNNQISILDYGCGEVPYSKLFATIPHKFTSADLPGNELANMILDANGNVPCEDESFDVVLSIQVLEHVPSPQKYLSEALRVLKHNGLLLLSTHGWWTHHPYPNDYWRWTREGLEKILNEEGFKVVDNRGIIGMLAYSYQLRAQCWKGLLENKGLIASSVFSLIAFYYQKCMHFADIITPVNISKNNSSIYLIVAKKA; translated from the coding sequence ATGCAAAAAATAAATAGGCGTTTTGAACCGTCGCCCAGTGATAGTGATTATTATATGCTAACACAGTTACGCTCTGCTCTAGAAAATGTAATTAAAAAATACATCAAAAACAGTGAAGATAACAATCAGATTAGTATTTTAGATTATGGCTGCGGTGAAGTGCCGTACAGTAAATTGTTTGCAACTATTCCACATAAGTTTACTTCTGCTGACCTTCCAGGGAATGAACTCGCTAATATGATCTTAGACGCAAATGGGAATGTGCCTTGCGAAGATGAATCTTTTGATGTCGTTTTGTCTATACAGGTTCTTGAGCATGTTCCAAGCCCACAAAAATATTTGTCCGAAGCATTGCGGGTTTTAAAGCATAATGGTCTTTTACTCTTATCGACCCATGGCTGGTGGACTCATCATCCTTATCCAAATGATTATTGGAGGTGGACTCGTGAAGGTCTAGAAAAGATTTTAAACGAGGAAGGATTTAAGGTAGTTGACAATAGAGGCATTATTGGAATGTTAGCATACAGTTATCAGCTTAGGGCGCAATGCTGGAAAGGATTGCTTGAGAATAAAGGGCTAATTGCATCTTCAGTTTTTAGTCTGATTGCTTTTTATTATCAGAAATGCATGCATTTCGCTGACATTATAACACCTGTCAACATATCAAAAAATAATTCTTCTATTTATTTAATAGTCGCAAAAAAAGCATAG
- a CDS encoding glycosyltransferase family 4 protein, which produces MRYMFGHFPAEFRLTLLAASTQEDAALKDDVKTYEAALSLVKPGGTIHFARAVHGELCRQKYDVILSQGFVSAVSVYLANLAHKVPHIVTIHGIVEPQYLSGRFGSFKRWFLGWLLSRVSVLYGVSNDILEHLYNEFPRLRNNGPQPLVILNGIEPDTFDLLPKEPLDLRAKLGIDGSTFLFGFFGRFMPQKGFDLLIEAVNKLRVAQQNRKFVVVAVGSGDYIREYQETIKSKGLEPYFHFLPFQPMVHHLYPQVDTVVMPSRWEACPLLPMEVLCMGTPLIAANCIGTREIINDTPTFVIEENNLKQLIEMMLACMQDNMPDNFQAYQIEARKRFNVATAAKKLVLFLNDMPGHI; this is translated from the coding sequence ATGCGCTATATGTTCGGACATTTTCCTGCTGAGTTCAGGTTGACATTGCTAGCTGCTTCCACACAGGAAGATGCGGCGCTTAAGGATGATGTTAAGACATATGAGGCAGCCCTAAGCCTGGTTAAACCTGGTGGTACAATACATTTTGCAAGGGCTGTGCATGGTGAATTATGTCGGCAAAAGTACGATGTGATCCTGAGCCAAGGGTTTGTATCTGCTGTGTCGGTATACTTAGCCAACCTTGCGCATAAAGTGCCGCATATCGTGACAATCCATGGCATTGTAGAACCACAGTATCTGAGTGGTCGGTTCGGTTCCTTTAAGCGCTGGTTTCTTGGCTGGCTACTGTCGCGTGTTTCTGTACTTTATGGAGTGAGCAACGATATTCTAGAACACCTCTATAATGAGTTCCCTCGTTTACGCAACAACGGTCCGCAGCCGTTGGTCATATTAAACGGCATAGAACCTGACACATTTGACTTGTTGCCAAAAGAGCCTTTAGATTTGCGTGCAAAGCTGGGCATTGATGGTTCCACCTTTCTCTTTGGCTTCTTTGGCCGTTTCATGCCACAAAAGGGATTTGATCTGCTGATTGAGGCTGTTAATAAACTGCGAGTAGCACAACAGAATCGCAAATTTGTCGTAGTGGCAGTCGGCTCAGGAGACTACATTCGGGAATACCAGGAAACAATAAAGAGCAAAGGACTTGAACCTTATTTTCATTTTCTGCCGTTTCAACCGATGGTGCATCATCTGTACCCACAGGTGGACACAGTTGTGATGCCTTCTCGCTGGGAAGCCTGCCCTTTGCTGCCAATGGAGGTATTGTGTATGGGTACCCCTTTGATAGCAGCTAACTGTATTGGAACACGTGAAATTATTAATGACACACCTACGTTTGTAATTGAGGAGAATAATCTTAAGCAACTTATTGAAATGATGCTCGCCTGCATGCAAGACAACATGCCTGATAATTTTCAGGCATACCAGATAGAGGCACGTAAGAGGTTTAACGTAGCCACTGCTGCAAAAAAACTAGTGCTGTTTCTTAACGATATGCCGGGACACATATGA
- a CDS encoding lipopolysaccharide biosynthesis protein, with protein MSRKLIFNSLSGTALYGANIIVAFVMSPIIIRALGNRDYGLWELVMSVIGYMGLLDLGIGPALVRFVSVADGKQDKDDLQKTISTSFVFFVVVGVVAVFSFLLLGYYPAIIAGKETKAIANLGSVFMLLGLNAGMLFPLQVFIATLMGVQRHYFINNVRIVLMVVRAILSYYLLTSYPGKGLLIMALLEPVFTAIQVVAFIGAVYVDRSIPKIAFAAVSLTKAKEMMSFGAKSATMLVASRIQNQSVPLIIGNVINLSSIIYFVIPNRLVEYAKGLSLSLGIPLTPYFGSQLAGGDTESLRKNWIASALILQMITLSMPIALVFLGNEFLELWIGKDIAIQGNNILIILILSLIMQSLVPNAFGLLAAYNSHGRSALVWLISAIFSVIAAMFVGYHYGINAIVAASVLPSSVCSFINLKYACDKINISMAHYFRETSAKIIVPLIAFSIALYVSNIVLIHKSYGSLLIKLLISTAVYMIMLWIKALSSEQKHIVKDVITIKVQRCFYDR; from the coding sequence ATGAGCAGAAAGTTGATATTCAACTCTCTTTCAGGCACTGCACTCTATGGGGCCAATATTATAGTAGCCTTTGTAATGAGCCCGATAATTATCAGAGCTCTTGGGAACCGTGATTACGGCCTATGGGAACTGGTAATGAGCGTAATTGGCTATATGGGCCTGCTTGATTTGGGAATCGGGCCAGCTTTGGTACGTTTTGTCTCGGTTGCTGATGGTAAGCAGGATAAAGATGATCTGCAAAAAACCATCAGCACCTCATTCGTGTTTTTTGTTGTAGTAGGCGTGGTTGCAGTCTTTTCATTCTTGTTGCTGGGGTATTACCCAGCGATCATCGCCGGAAAAGAGACAAAGGCTATTGCCAACCTGGGTTCGGTTTTCATGCTGTTGGGATTAAATGCCGGCATGCTTTTCCCTTTACAGGTTTTCATTGCCACGCTCATGGGGGTTCAACGACACTATTTCATCAATAACGTACGGATTGTGCTGATGGTTGTCCGTGCAATACTCAGTTACTATTTGCTAACCTCTTACCCAGGCAAGGGACTGCTTATCATGGCCTTGCTGGAACCAGTGTTTACAGCAATACAGGTAGTTGCTTTTATTGGTGCTGTGTATGTTGACAGAAGCATACCCAAGATTGCATTTGCTGCCGTTTCATTGACTAAGGCAAAAGAAATGATGTCCTTCGGCGCCAAGAGTGCCACCATGTTAGTAGCCTCACGGATACAGAATCAAAGCGTACCATTAATAATAGGTAATGTGATAAACCTCAGTTCAATAATATATTTTGTAATACCAAACAGGCTCGTAGAATATGCAAAAGGCTTATCATTATCACTAGGCATTCCTCTAACACCATATTTTGGTTCTCAATTAGCTGGCGGAGATACTGAATCACTTCGTAAAAACTGGATAGCATCAGCACTAATACTGCAGATGATAACGCTTTCGATGCCAATCGCCCTGGTTTTTCTTGGTAATGAGTTTTTAGAATTATGGATAGGTAAAGACATAGCAATTCAAGGCAACAACATATTAATAATATTAATTTTATCTTTAATAATGCAATCTTTAGTGCCCAATGCTTTTGGGCTATTAGCTGCATATAATAGCCACGGGAGATCCGCATTAGTTTGGTTGATATCTGCTATATTTAGCGTAATAGCGGCAATGTTTGTTGGTTACCATTATGGGATAAATGCTATTGTTGCAGCCTCAGTGTTACCATCTTCTGTATGTTCGTTTATTAATCTGAAATATGCATGTGATAAAATAAATATATCAATGGCACATTATTTTAGAGAGACGTCTGCTAAAATTATTGTTCCATTAATTGCGTTTTCAATTGCTTTATATGTCTCTAATATTGTTTTAATTCATAAGTCATATGGTTCTTTATTAATTAAGTTGTTAATTAGTACGGCAGTTTATATGATAATGCTATGGATTAAAGCGCTAAGCTCAGAGCAAAAACATATCGTAAAAGATGTTATAACTATAAAAGTACAGAGATGTTTTTATGATAGATAA
- a CDS encoding glycosyltransferase family 2 protein produces the protein MIDKVSIIIPMYNSCNTIAETLESALNQDYKNIEIIVINDGSTDGSLELLSNNYNDKVRIINTENKGVSSARNIGINNATGNYIAFLDSDDIWAPDKISKQIRLLTNNSDYGVCYTDRYLIDSKSSVLPSKKRKHYTGAILNKIIISNFVCLSSTLVKKECFITCGKFDVGLTVSEDYDLWIRIATKFKFIYLDERLVYYRITPGSLTKNRQRMLTNAFNVFTKNICDPEIVSNVNIITIIQFYSDTYKSLGLYYSDLAIYAASFKCFLLSIILYPFYFESYTMLVKTTIARFAKR, from the coding sequence ATGATAGATAAGGTATCTATAATCATTCCAATGTATAATTCTTGTAATACTATCGCTGAAACTCTAGAATCTGCACTAAATCAGGATTACAAAAATATCGAAATAATAGTGATTAATGATGGTTCAACGGACGGTTCTTTAGAATTATTGTCTAATAATTATAACGACAAAGTAAGGATCATTAATACTGAAAACAAAGGAGTTTCAAGCGCTCGTAATATTGGAATAAATAATGCGACAGGGAATTATATTGCGTTTTTAGATTCAGATGACATATGGGCTCCAGATAAGATAAGTAAACAGATACGATTATTAACCAATAATTCTGACTACGGTGTTTGTTATACTGATCGTTATTTAATTGATTCGAAATCAAGCGTTTTACCTTCCAAAAAAAGAAAACACTACACAGGTGCAATTCTTAATAAAATCATCATATCAAATTTTGTGTGCCTTTCTTCAACATTGGTAAAAAAAGAATGTTTTATTACTTGTGGTAAATTCGATGTGGGTCTTACTGTTTCTGAGGATTATGACTTATGGATCAGAATAGCAACAAAATTTAAGTTCATATATTTAGACGAACGATTAGTATATTATAGAATAACGCCAGGAAGTCTTACAAAGAATAGACAAAGAATGCTTACCAATGCCTTCAATGTATTTACCAAAAACATATGTGATCCTGAAATTGTAAGCAATGTAAATATAATTACAATTATCCAATTCTACTCTGATACATATAAGTCATTAGGTTTATACTATTCTGATTTGGCTATTTATGCCGCATCTTTTAAATGTTTTTTGTTATCTATCATATTGTATCCATTTTACTTTGAATCCTATACAATGCTTGTAAAAACAACAATTGCTAGATTCGCAAAAAGGTAG
- a CDS encoding polysaccharide pyruvyl transferase family protein, whose amino-acid sequence MNTLLIGYFGYFNAGDDAFIKTTQWASHNYDLNLTLSATSDKVFSSEHGTVKPIYSKFVPQRYDFNYRQYRFKQISNKFDLCLFAGGSNFHSSYSLKHWRDSFSNRKKQLICAIGVSIGPFKDIAAEHECKELLKMFDLIAVRDLSSFGRLVDMNLDTPYYKSNDIAVMISKTSQDTRLLRNNMKSNESIIGFSICDQSIQLDDNTTYDQREFFINSIKRILDDNVSDKIMLFAFNMHKQVGDRAICTHILNSLPTYRERILYYEYDGNINNILIEMSKMKCFIGMRLHSIVFSYSLSIPFIMIPYHEKCYEFAKMIDIGRSNLLSADTVNPQMFIELIKSLDILDNTKAMSESELNFIYLSELINKC is encoded by the coding sequence ATGAATACATTACTTATAGGTTATTTTGGTTATTTTAATGCTGGAGATGATGCATTTATAAAAACTACTCAGTGGGCGTCACATAATTATGATTTGAATCTAACATTATCAGCTACATCAGACAAAGTATTTTCGTCTGAGCATGGGACTGTAAAGCCAATATATTCTAAATTTGTGCCCCAGAGGTATGATTTCAACTACAGGCAATATAGATTTAAGCAAATATCAAATAAATTTGACTTATGTCTTTTCGCCGGTGGGTCCAATTTTCACTCTAGCTATAGCTTAAAACACTGGAGGGATAGTTTTAGTAATAGAAAGAAGCAATTGATTTGTGCGATTGGTGTTTCAATAGGACCCTTTAAAGATATTGCAGCAGAACATGAATGCAAAGAACTATTGAAAATGTTCGACCTTATTGCAGTTAGAGACCTATCTAGTTTTGGTAGACTTGTTGATATGAATTTGGACACTCCATATTATAAATCAAATGATATAGCTGTTATGATATCTAAAACATCACAAGACACAAGATTACTTAGAAATAACATGAAATCTAATGAGAGCATCATTGGTTTTTCTATTTGTGATCAATCAATTCAATTAGATGATAACACCACTTACGATCAAAGGGAGTTTTTTATAAACTCTATAAAGCGCATTTTAGATGATAATGTATCCGATAAAATAATGTTATTTGCTTTTAATATGCATAAGCAAGTTGGTGACAGAGCCATATGTACCCATATTTTAAATAGCCTACCTACTTATCGTGAAAGAATATTGTATTATGAATACGATGGTAACATCAATAATATTCTAATTGAAATGTCTAAAATGAAATGCTTTATAGGCATGAGGTTGCACTCTATAGTGTTTAGCTATTCTTTGTCTATACCCTTTATTATGATTCCATATCATGAAAAATGTTATGAATTTGCGAAGATGATTGATATTGGCCGTTCTAATTTATTGAGTGCAGATACTGTTAATCCACAGATGTTCATAGAGTTGATAAAAAGCTTAGATATATTGGATAACACCAAAGCTATGTCTGAATCTGAGCTTAATTTTATTTATCTAAGTGAGCTTATAAATAAATGCTAA